One Setaria viridis chromosome 5, Setaria_viridis_v4.0, whole genome shotgun sequence genomic region harbors:
- the LOC117855686 gene encoding CBL-interacting protein kinase 30 produces the protein MAMEKNQDTQLIMGRYRLGRLLGRGNFAKVYKAHKVATGEVVAIKVFNKDAVRQSGMSEKVKTEVDVMRRVHHPNVVRLHEVMATRSRIYFVMEYAAGGELLARLAQSARLPEPVARRYFQQLITAVEFCHSRGVYHRDLKPENLLLDARGDLKVSDFGLSALQDAGARLRGDGLLHTACGTPAYVAPEVLLKCGYDGAKADIWSCGVILFVLMAGYLPFNDTNLVLLYRKITQSNYRCPPWFSVDARKLLARLLDPNPRTRITMTKLKAHPWLQKGPCPLTDKPLVTSETSVLLGKEACKCHHHRDEEDEEDARERKRSKVTVSSPTIAVRPSSMNAFDIISRSSGLDLSKMFDEEHGAEARFASRESTAAIVSKLEEIAEARKLSVKLKEKGRVEMVGSQDGGRGALAIEAEIFEVAPSVHVVEMRKTGGDSLEFREFYRQDLKPSLGDIVWSWQGGDLPPPALVPAAPRRTTT, from the exons ATGGCCATGGAGAAGAACCAAGACACCCAGCTGATCATGGGCCGTTACAGGCTCGGCCGCCTCCTCGGCCGCGGCAACTTCGCCAAGGTGTACAAGGCCCATAAGGTGGCCACCGGCGAGGTCGTGGCCATCAAGGTGTTCAACAAGGACGCCGTGCGCCAGTCCGGCATGTCGGAGAAGGTGAAGACGGAGGTGGACGTGATGCGGCGCGTGCACCACCCCAACGTCGTCCGCCTCCACGAGGTGATGGCCACGCGCTCCAGGATCTACTTCGTCATGGAgtacgccgccggcggcgagctcctcgCGCGCCTCGCCCAGAGCGCGCGGCTTCCCGAGCCCGTGGCGCGCCGCTACTTCCAGCAGCTGATCACGGCCGTCGAGTTCTGCCACAGCCGCGGCGTCTACCACCGCGACCTCAAGCCCGAGAACCTGCTCCTCGACGCGCGCGGCGACCTCAAGGTCTCCGACTTCGGGCTCAGCGCGCTGCAGGACGCCGGCGCCCGGCTGCGCGGCGACGGCCTCTTGCACACCGCGTGCGGCACGCCGGCGTACGTCGCCCCCGAG GTGCTCCTGAAGTGTGGCTACGACGGCGCGAAGGCGGACATCTGGTCGTGCGGTGTGATCCTCTTCGTGCTCATGGCCGGCTACCTCCCGTTCAACGACACCAACCTGGTGTTGCTATACCGGAAGATCACGCAGAGCAACTACAGGTGCCCGCCGTGGTTCTCCGTCGACGCGCGCAAGCTCCTCGCCAGGCTGCTCGACCCCAACCCCAGGACCAGGATCACCATGACCAAGCTCAAGGCCCATCCCTGGCTCCAGAAAGGGCCCTGCCCTCTCACCGACAAGCCTCTCGTCACGAGCGAGACCTCCGTGCTGCTCGGCAAGGAAGCCTGCAagtgccaccaccaccgcgacgaagaggacgaggaggacgcccgGGAGAGGAAGCGCTCCAAGGTGACCGTGTCGTCGCCGACCATCGCCGTGAGGCCGTCGAGCATGAACGCCTTCGACATCATCTCGCGGTCGAGCGGGCTGGACCTGTCCAAGATGTTCGATGAGGAGCACGGGGCGGAGGCGCGGTTCGCCTCCAGAGAGAGCACGGCGGCGATCGTGTCCAAGCTGGAGGAGATCGCCGAGGCGCGGAAGCTCAGCGTCAAGCTGAAGGAGAAGGGCAGGGTCGAGATGGTGGGCAGCCAGGACGGGGGAAGAGGCGCGCTCGCCATCGAGGCGGAGATCTTCGaggtggcgccgtcggtgcaCGTGGTGGAGATGAGGAAGACCGGCGGCGACTCGCTCGAGTTCCGAGAATTCTACAGGCAGGACCTGAAGCCGTCGTTAGGCGACATTGTGTGGTCGTGGCAGGGCGGTGatttgccgccgccggctctcgTGCCGGCAGCGCCGAGGCGGACCACCACGTAG
- the LOC117857705 gene encoding CBL-interacting protein kinase 19 gives MAAATPPLQAEASPSPSLQAGRPAPSAAAAAKRGPAGAGGLLMGKYELGRLLGHGTFAKVYLARHVGSGESVAIKVLDKEKAVKSGLVSHIKREIAVLRRVRHPNIVHLFEVMATKTKIYFVMELVRGGELFSRVSKGRLREDTARRYFQQLVSAVAFCHARGVFHRDLKPENLLVGEDGNLKVSDFGLSAVADQFRPDGLLHTFCGTPAYVAPEVLGRRGYDGAKADVWSCGVILFVLMAGYLPFHDKNLMAMYKKIYKGEFRCARWFSKDLTSLLMRILDTNPNTRITLPEIMESRWFKKGFKPVKFYIEDDKLHSVIDDEDGLLDMGPADPVPHSLPSPPRPLPPQKVDGDDSGSESDSSISSCPASVLSDESQRSRGSLPRPASLNAFDIISFSRGFNLSGLFEEKGDEVRFVSAEPMSDILMKLEEIAKLKSFKLRRKDWRICLEGTREGVKGPLTIGAEIFELTPPLVMVEVKKKAGDHEEYEDFCNKELKPGMQHLVHHMVRTPSMPTDAK, from the coding sequence ATggcggccgccacgccgccgctgcaggcggaggcgtcgccgtcgccgtcgctgcaGGCGGGGCGCCCggccccgtccgccgccgccgcggccaagcGAGgaccggccggcgccgggggccTGCTGATGGGGAAGTACGAGCTGGGGCGCCTCCTGGGGCACGGCACCTTCGCGAAGGTGTACCTCGCGCGGCACGTCGGGTCGGGGGAGAGCGTTGCCATCAAGGTGCTCGACAAGGAGAAGGCCGTGAAGAGCGGGCTCGTCTCGCACATCAAGCGCGAGATAGCCGTGCTCCGCCGCGTGCGCCACCCGAACATCGTGCACCTGTTCGAGGTCATGGCCACCAAGACGAAGATCTACTTCGTCATGGAGCtcgtccgcggcggcgagctcttcTCCCGCGTCTCCAAGGGCCGCCTCAGGGAGGACACCGCCCGCCGCTACTTCCAGCAGCTCGTCTCCGCCGTCGCGTTCTGCCACGCCCGCGGCGTCTTCCACCGGGACCTCAAGCCCGAGAACCTCCTCGTCGGCGAGGACGGCAACCTCAAGGTATCGGACTTTGggctctccgccgtcgccgaccaGTTCCGCCCCGACGGCCTGCTCCACACCTTCTGCGGCACGCCGGCCTATGTGGCCCCCGAAGTCCTCGGCCGCCGCGGGTACGACGGCGCCAAGGCGGACGTGTGGTCCTGCGGCGTCATCCTCTTTGTGCTCATGGCCGGCTATCTCCCTTTCCATGACAAGAACCTCATGGCCATGTACAAGAAGATTTACAAGGGCGAGTTCCGATGCGCGAGGTGGTTCTCCAAAGACCTTACCAGCTTGCTGATGCGCATTCTTGACACCAATCCGAACACTCGGATCACTTTGCCTGAGATCATGGAGTCCCGCTGGTTCAAGAAAGGATTCAAGCCAGTCAAGTTCTATATCGAGGATGATAAACTGCACAGCGTGATAGATGATGAGGATGGCCTGTTGGACATGGGGCCTGCTGATCCTGTTCCTCATTCACTGCCATCTCCACCACGACCTCTACCTCCACAAAAGGTTGATGGAGATGATTCAGGGTCGGAATCGGACTCATCGATCTCATCCTGCCCTGCTTCTGTGTTATCTGATGAGAGCCAGAGGTCCCGTGGGTCACTCCCACGCCCAGCAAGCCTTAATGCATTTGATATCATATCATTCTCAAGGGGATTCAACTTATCAGGGTTATTTGAGGAGAAAGGGGACGAGGTGAGGTTCGTCTCGGCTGAGCCCATGTCGGATATCCTAATGAAATTGGAGGAAATTGCAAAATTGAAGAGTTTCAAGTTGCGGAGGAAGGACTGGCGGATATGCCTGGAGGGTACTAGGGAGGGAGTTAAGGGGCCACTAACAATTGGTGCGGAGATATTTGAACTGACACCGCCCCTTGTAATGGTGGAGGTGAAAAAGAAGGCGGGGGATCATGAGGAGTATGAGGACTTTTGCAACAAGGAATTGAAGCCAGGGATGCAGCACCTTGTCCACCATATGGTTCGAACTCCAAGTATGCCTACTGATGCCAAGTAG